Below is a genomic region from Leifsonia sp. Root112D2.
GTGGGCGGTGCTGCCGGCCGTGATCGGCGTGAGCGCCGCGGTGCTGCTCATCGGCATCGGGCTTTCGAGCCTGTCGTCTGCGCTGTTCCCGTATCCGGCGACGAAACCGGGGGAGAGCGCGTTCACGCAGCCGCAGACATCCGGTGGGGCATCGGCGATTGTGCAGTCGGTGAGCTTCTTCGCGATCCTTGTGCTCTCGGCTCCGGTGATCGTGTTCATGGTGCTCGGCGTGCTGTTCGACCCGGAGTGGCTGATCTGGGCGCTCGTGGCAGGCATCGGCATCGGTGTGCTCGCGCTGGCAGCAGGGGTGGTTCTCGGTGGAATGGTCTTTGATCGTCGCGGACCCGAGATCATGGCGCTCGCCGCAAAGAACGACTGACGCGCTCGGGCGGACGGCGACCTAAAATGGAAGCATGAACCACGCGAGCATCTCAGAACCGGGCGGCATTCCCGACGGTGGCGGCACCGCGACCCTCGACCGCGAGCTTGAGGAACTGCTGCAGCAGGAGACGATCGAGCCGGGCGACCACGAGCGCTTCTCACACTATGTGAAGAAGGAGAAGATTCTTGAGTCGGCCATGACCGGCAAGGCAGTGAAGGCTCTCTGTGGCAAGAAGTGGACCCCGGGGCGCGACCCGCAGAAGTTTCCGGTGTGCCCAACCTGCAAGGAGATCTACGAGCGGATGCAGGGCGAATAGCGCGCGTTTATTCGCACTGTCGCTCATTCGCACTGTCGCTCATTCATACTGTGTGGGCAGCACCGGATCGCCACGGCTGAGCCGGAAGGCGGCCTCTGGTAGCTCCGCTACGGCGGCAGCGCGATGCTTTCGGGCCAACGCGGTGCCCGCGGTGCCGAGGTAGCGCTCGTCGGCTACGCCGTCAACCATGAGGGGCACGAGCAGGTCACGCTCGCGTGGCGTGGCACCGGCATCCGGCGCCTGCGTCGAACGGCGGGCCTGCGCACCATGTCGGGGGGAATGATCTTCTCCGATGATCTGAATCACCTCGGCCGTTGCCCGACCATTCGCGCCGATGCGCCGCAGCGGGCGTTTGCGACCGCCGACACTCACCTTGCCCTCGGATTTCTTGGCCACGGAGACCCATTCGCCCGCATCGTTGCGATGCGCAACCAGCTTGTAGACCATTCCGGATGCCGGCGTGCCCGAACCGGTCACCACCGAGGTGCCGACGCCGTAGGAGTCCACGGGGGAGGCGGCCAGTGCGGCAATGGTGTACTCGTCGAGGTCGTTGGTGACGGTGATTTTGGTGTTCACGGCGCCGAGATCGTCGAGCTGGGCGCGCACCTCGCGCACGAGTGAGGGCAGATCGCCGGAATCCAGACGCACCGCTCCGAGTTGTGGCCCCGCGATGCTGACGGCGAGATCGATGGCGGCGCGCACATCGAAGGTGTCCACGAGCAGCGTGGTCCCCACTCCGAGGGCGTCGATCTGGGCACGGAAGGCCGCCTCCTCGCTGTCGTGCAACAGCGTGAAGGCGTGCGCGGCAGTGCCCATGGTGGGAACCCCCCAATGGCGGCCCGCCTCAAGGTTGGAGGTCGCGTCGAAGCCGGCGATGAATGCCGCCCTGGCCGCGGCCACCGCCGCGTGCTCGTTGGCACGCCGCGATCCCATCTCGGCCAGCGGGCGTCCCACCGCCGCGGATGCCATGCGTGCGGCAGCGCTCGCCACCGCCGAGTCGTAGTTGAGCACGCTGAGAATCAGGGTCTCGAGCACCACTCCCTCGGCGAACGGCGCGTCGAGAACGAGAATCGGGGATCCAGGAAAATACAACTCGCCTTCCCGGTAGCCGTGGATCGTTCCGCTGAAGCGATAGTTCGCGAGCCAGTCGAGGGTGGCGGGTGCAACGACGGAATTCTCGCGAAGCCAGCCCAGCTCCTCATCGCCGAAACGGTACTGGTCGATCAGCTCGAGCAGGCGGCCCGTGCCGGCCACCACCCCGTAACGCCGGCTGGGAGGCAGCCGTCGGGAGAACGCCTCGAACACGCACTCCCTGTCGTGGGTGCCCGACTGCATGGCGGCATCCACCATCGTGAGTTCATAGCGGTCGGTACGCAGTGCAGATGAGCCGGTCACGGTGTCAGCCTACGATGATCGGTGCGCTAGTAGGCTTGATTCTCGTGACGGATGCGCCGATTGGAATCTTCGACTCCGGGGTCGGCGGGCTCACGGTGGCGCGGGCCGTTCGTGATCAGCTGCCCAACGAATCGATTCTCTACGTGGGAGACACCGCACATTCGCCGTATGGGCCCAAGCCGATAGCGGATGTTCGTCGTTACGCACTCGAGTCCCTCGATTTTCTCGTCGAGGCCGGTGTGAAGATGCTCGTGATCGCGTGCAATACGGCATCCGCCGCCATGTTGCGCGACGCCCGGGAACGATACTCGGTGCCCGTCGTCGAGGTGATCCAGCCGGCCGTGCGCCGCGCGGTCGCCGCGACGCGCAGCAATCGGGTGGGTGTGATCGGCACCGTCGGCACAGTGAAGTCGCGCGCCTATGAGGATGCGTTCGCCGCGGCCCCCGCGCTTCAGCTGTTCAGCCAGGCCTGCCCTCGCTTCGTCGAATTCGTCGAGGCAGGAGTGACCAGCGGTGACGAACTGCTGGCGGTCGCCGGCGGCTATCTGCAGCCGCTTCGTGACGCAAACATCGATACCCTCGTGCTGGGCTGCACCCACTATCCATTCCTCAAGGGCGCCATCTCGTACGTGATGGGGGAAGGCGTCACGCTCGTCTCCAGCGACACCGAGACCGCCAACGACGTCTACCGGGTACTCGTCGGGCAAGGGCTTGAGCGTACCTCGCCCGGTGCTCCCTCGCTGCGCTATGAGGCCACGGGGCCGGACCTCGATGAGTTCCTGCGCCTCGCACACCGTTTTATGGGCCCCGAGATCTCGCGTGTCGACAGGGTCGACACCGAGACCATCACCCTGCCGAGGCAGAACCGCACCACCACCAAGGAGAACTGACTGTGACCGAGATCACCCGTGCCGACGCACGCACCACCGACCAGTTGCGGCCGGTCACCATCGAACGCGGCTGGAGCGAGCAGGCCGAGGGCAGCGCGCTCATCTCGTTCGGCCGCACGAAGGTGCTGTGCACGGCGTCGTTCACCAACGGGGTTCCGCGCTGGATGGCCGGCAAAGGCCGCGGATGGGTGACGGCAGAGTACTCGATGCTGCCGCGGGCCACGAACAGCCGCACCGACAGGGAGTCGGTCAAGGGCAAAATCGGCGGTCGCACGCACGAGATCAGCCGCCTCATCGGGCGCAGCCTGCGGTCAGTGGTCGACATGAAGGCGCTCGGCGAGAACACCATCGTGCTCGACTGCGACGTGTTGCAGGCCGACGGGGGCACCCGCACGGCGGCAATCACGGGGGCGTATGTGGCGCTCGCCGACGCCCTGGAGTGGGGCCGCGCGCACAAGTTCATCGCGCAGAAGGCCACACCGCTCATCGACAGCGTCGCCGCCATCTCAGTGGGAATCATCGATGGCGTGCCCATGCTCGATCTGGCATATACCGAAGACTCCCGCGCCGAAACCGACATGAATGTCGTCGTGACGGGCCGAGGGCTGTTCGTGGAGGTGCAGGGAACGGCCGAGGGGGCGCCATTCGATCGCGCCGAGCTGAACAGCCTGCTCGACCTCGCCCTGGGCGGAACGACGACGCTGGCAGAATTGCAGGCGACCGCGCTGAACGAAGCACGATGACCTTGCAGCTCGTTCTGGCCACGCATAACGCGCACAAGGTCGAGGAGTTCCAGAAGATTCTGGGTGCGGCGGGGCTGGGGCTGAGTGTCGCCGCTTATGACGGGCCCGAGCCCGTCGAAGACGGCGTGACGTTCGCCGAGAACGCGCTCATCAAAGCGCGTGTTGCGGCGCAACACACGGGGAAGATCGCACTCTCCGACGACTCGGGCGTCTGCGTCGATGTGCTCGGCGGGGCGCCGGGTATCTTCTCCGCGCGCTGGGCGGGCTCGCACGGTGACGCGGAGGCGAACCTTCGGCTGCTTCTGGATCAGCTGGGCGACATCCGAGACCCACATCGCACGGCGCAGTTTCATTGCACGATCGCGGTCGTCGTGCCGAAGGGGCTGCCGCAGCCTGCACAGGAGCTCACCGTCGAGGGCGTCTGGCAGGGGCGACTCGCGACCGAGGCCCACGGTGCCGGCGGCTTCGGCTACGACCCCATCTTCGTTCCGGATGGCGCCACGATCACCTCCGCGGAATTGACCGCCGACGAGAAGAACGCGCAGAGCCATCGCGCTCGGGCATTCTGGGCGCTCATTCCCGTGCTTCGCACACTCGCGCTCGACTCGTCCACAGCTTCCTGAGAACGATACTTATTCCTTTCAAGGCTCGCGCTCTGGCGCGTTGTGACCGCACAATCTAGCGTTGACAAGTGACATGACACACGACCACAGCCACGCGGCATCCGACACCAGCAAGCGCAGACTTCTGCTGGCGATAGGCATCGTGGTGTGCGTGCTCGCCATCCAGGTCATCGGCGCGGCGGTGAGCGGCTCGCTTGCCTTGTTGGCGGATGCCGGCCACATGCTGAGCGATCTCATCGGCCTCATCGTGGCGTTGATCGCGACGATCGTCGCCGCGCGTCCGGCGACCGATCGGCAGACCTTCGGCTACCGGCGTGCCGAGGTCTTCGGCGCGCTGATCAACGGCGTGATCCTCGTGGTGGTGGCCATTGCGGTGACCATCGGCGCCATCGTGCGTCTGACGAGTGCGCAGGCGGCCGACGTGCAGAGCGTGCCCATGCTCGTGGTCGCGGTGGTAGCTCTCGTAGCCAATATCGGGGCGCTGCTGCTATTGCGCCCGGCGGCACAGCACTCGATCAACATGCGCGGGGCCTATCTCGAGGTTCTCGGTGACCTGCTGGGGGCCGGCGCCGTGATTGTGGCGGCCGTCGTGCTCATGACCACCGGCTTCGCGCCCGCAGATGCCATCGCCTCACTGGCGATCGCCGCCATGATAGTGCCGCGGGCTTTCGCCCTGCTGCGCGATGTGGTGCGGGTGCTCAGCGAGGCGGCGCCCGCCGACACGGACGTCGCCGAGATTCGTCGGCACATCACCGAGACGCCCGGCGTTGTGGCGGTGCACGACGTGCATGTGTGGGCCATCACCTCGGGGCATCCGGTTTTCACGGCGCACGTGGTGGTCGATGCCCAGGTGTTCGAAAACGGCGACACCGGACGGCTGCTGGACGAGCTCGGCGGATGCCTGTCCCAGCATTTCGACGTTGCGCACTCCACCTTCCAACTGGAACCGGCGGAGCACGCGGCGCACGAAGACGAACTGCACCGCTGAGCGGACGCCGGCTACTCGGCGGATTCGGCGGCCTCGGTGCCTGACGACGCTGTGCCCGACTCGGCGTTGCTCGACGTCACCGCGTTGCTCTTCTTCGCCTTCTGGCTTGCCCGGATGTAGTGATAGACGGTGGGAACCAGCGTGACAACGACCGCCCCGATAAGGATGAGGTCAATGTAGTTCTTGACGAAGTCGGCGACGGGCGGAATGTAGCCGAGGAGATAGCCGAAGTAGGTGAGTCCGGCGCCCCAGATGAGCGCCCCGATGAGGTTGTACAGACTGTACTTGCGGTAATTCATGTGGCCGACGCCGGCGGCGACCGGCGCGAAGGTGCGCACGACGGGCACGAAGCGAGCGACGACAACCGCCAACGGTCCGAAGCGTTCGAAGAACGCATTCGTGCGTTGCACGTTCTTGATGCTGAAGATTCCCGATTCCTTACGTTCGAAGACGCGCGGCCCGGCCTTGCGACCGATGAGATAGCCGACCTCTCCGCCGAGGAATGCGGCGAAGCCGATGGCGAGGCAGACCCACCAGATGGCGATGTGGATGCCATGGCCGCCACCCGACTCGTGGTGACCGGAGAAGGTGAGGATGCCCGCTATCACCAGCAGGGTGTCGCCGGGAAAAAGGAAGCCGATGAGCAGCCCGGTCTCGGCGAAGATGATGGCGCACACCACGAGCAGAGCCCATGGCCCAGCGGCGTCGATGATATTCGCTGCGTCGAGCCAGGGGATCAATGAGGTGTGGATCACGCTGCTCCAGATGAGATGGACCCGGCGGCACCGGAATGAATGAAAGTTATGGGGTAGCTGAAAGTTTAGCCAGCGATGCCGCACAAAAGGTGAGGGGCCGGCACATTGCCGGGCAAGATCATCCGCTCGATGTAGAACCGCCGGGGGAGTGGGGGCCGTGCCGTGCGGGAACGGTGCGGGAGAAGGGACTTGAACCCTCACGCTCGAAAGCACAGGAACCTAAATCCTGCGTGTCTGCCAATTTCACCACTCCCGCGAGTGCCGTCTCAGTGTATCGGCGGCTCAGGCCTCTTCGGCGGGTGCGACGGCGCTGGTCGGTGCGGATGCAGGTGCGAATGCCGCGGGTGAGGCATCCGTCAGCCGCGAACGACGATCGAGCCACCAGGCGCGGAATCCGAAGACAACCGAGGCCAGGATGAACGCGCCGCCGATGACGTATGCCGCGCTCTTGATGCCCGGAACGGAGGCCGCGAAGTAGCCGATCACCGTCATGCCGGCGCCCCAGGCCACCGCGCCGACGAGGTTGCTCGTGAGGAATCGGTAATAGTTCATGCGGCCGACGCCGGCGATCACCGGAATGAATACTCGGCCCCACGGCATGAAGCGCGCTATCACCACGGCCCACCAGCCGAACATCGTGTAGAAGCGCTCGGTCTTGGCGATGGCGGCCTGGGTGCGCCGCCCTCCGTGCCGATCGAGATAGCCGCGACCGTAGCGACGGCCGAGAAGAAAGCCCACCTGGTCACCGAGGAACGCCGAGATGCCGACGCCTATCGCGAGTATCGCAATATTGAGGTTGCCGCTGGCGGCAGTGACGAGTCCGGCAGCGAAAAGCAGGGAATCGCCGGTGATGAACGGAATGAAGATGCCGAGAAAGACGGCGGTGCCGGCGAAGACGAGCCCCCACACCAGCACATAGAAGACGACGACTCCCGTGCCGGTGAGCACCTCATTCAGCTGGCCGTCGAGGGCGGCCGTACGTAGCATCGTGATCCTTCCGCTTCGGCTAGCTTAGGCAAGCCTAACCCGAAGGCAGATGCCGTCGGGCGCGCGAGCCGTATCGCCTCGATAAGGCGGCCTGTGGATAACTTCAGCGGGGTATTCGCGTTTTGCACCAAGATGCTGGCATGAACGATGCCGTGCGCGTGATTGCCGAGAAGGTGCGCACCCGCGTGCGCAGCGAGGGAGTGGATCTGGCCGGCAGCGGCTCGCTCGCGCACGAGTATGTGCACGATGAACTGCGTCGCTACAGTGAGCGGGCTCTCGGCGGTTCGATGCCGTTGATTGCGGATGAGCGCGAGGCCGCGCGCCAGATTGTCGCCTCGCTCACCGGCTTCGGTGCGCTGCAGCTCTACCTTGACGACCCGGACATCGAAGAGGTCTGGATCAACGCTCCTGACCGCATCTTCATAGCGCGCAACGGAGTGCCCGAGTTGACCTCGACGGTGATCAGCGACGCCGAGATTCGTGACCTGGTGGAGCGAATGCTGCAGTCCTCCGGCCGTCGGGTCGATCTCTCCTCGCCGTTCGTCGATGCGTCCCTGCCCGACGGCTCTCGGCTGCACGTCGTGATTCCCGACATCACGCATCGGCATTGGGCGGTGAACATCCGCAAGTTCACCAAACGCATCCGGGAACTGAAGCAGCTTGTCGGGCTGGAATCGATGTCGCCGCAGGCCGCCGAATTTCTGCGGATGTGCGTGCTCGCGAACCAGAACATTCTTGTCTCAGGCGCGACCCAGAGCGGCAAGACCACCCTGTTGAACGCGCTGCTCTCGTCGGCGCGGCCGTCGGATCGCATCGTGACGGTGGAGGAGACCTTCGAACTCGATCTCTCGGCGCAGGATGTCGTCTCGATGCAGTGTCGTCAGCCCAGCCTCGAGGGCAGCGGCGAGATCTCGCTGCGGCGGCTCATCAAGGAGGCGATGCGCATGCGTCCCGACCGGCTGGTGGTCGGCGAGGTGCGCGAGGCGGAGAGCCTCGACCTGCTTATCGCGCTGAATTCAGGGCTTCCCGGCATGTGCAGCATTCATGCGAACGGGGCACGCGACGCGCTGTCGAAACTCTCGACGCTTCCCCTGCTGGCGGGTCGCAACATCGACTCCTCCTTTGTCGTGCCCACTGTCGCCAGCTGCGTCGACATCGTGGTGCACTGTGAAATGGATCGACGGGGGCGGCGCACCATCGCGGAGATCATCGCGCCGAGCGGTCACGTCACGGGCGGCATCATCGAGGCGAGCCCGATCTTCGAGCGTCGCTCCGGTCTGCTTGTGCACACGGGCGGCTACCCGACCAAGCTGGCCAAGTTTCAGGCGGCCGGCCTCGATCCTGCCGTCGTGCTGCGGGGGAGCGCGGCATGACGCTCGTTCTGGGCGCTGTCTTTGGCGCGGGTGTGCTGCTCGTTTTGTCACCGTTCGTGTGGCCGCTGGGCCCTCGCCGCGTCGTGGCGAACCGTGGCGGGCCCCTCGATGCTCTGCGCACTCTTCTGACCCTGGCAGGCATGCCAACGCTGCCGCCCACCGGATTCATCGCGATCTCGATACTGCTCGGGCTCGTGCTCGGCATGGTTGCCCAGGCGGTACTCGGTGTTGTGGCGCTTTCGATGGCCGCGGCAATCGTCGGCGCGCTCGCACCGACAACGATCATCGGGCTTCGGGTGCGCTCTCGACGGCGCGCAAGCCGTGCGGTGTGGCCGGATGCCGTGGATCAACTGGTCTCCGCCGTGCGGTCCGGACTGGCCCTGCCCGACAGCGTGAGCACGCTGGCATATACCGGGCCCGCGGCCACCCGCGAGGCCTTTGCCGGCTTCGAGCGCGACTATCGAGTCAGCGGCAACTTCTCCAGAAGCATTGATGCGCTCAAGGAGTCGCTGGCCGATCCGGTGGCCGATCGCATCCTGGAGACACTGCGGATGGCCCGCGAGGTGGGCGGCAGCGACCTGACGCTCGTGTTGCGCAGTCTCTCCGTCTACCTCCGTGAGGAGAGTGCCATCCGTTCGGAGGTCGAGGCGCGGCAGTCGTGGGTGACGAACGCGGCGAGGCTCGGCGTTGCCGCTCCGTGGATCGTGCTGCTTCTGCTTGCCTCGCGGCCTGAGGCGGCGCAGGCATACAACTCGCCGACCGGGGTCACGGTGATCATCGTTGGACTCGTCGTGTCTGTGCTGGCATACCGGGCGATGCGCGCCCTGGGGCGGTTGCCCGAGGAAAAACGGTGGTTCCGATGAGCGCGCTCGTGGCGTGGGGAGTGCTCTGCGGGCTGGTTCTGGGCCTCGGCTTGTGGTCCATCGTGGGTGCACTGCCGCGGTTGAGTCGCCCGCGCCTCGCCGACCGGGTCGCGCCCTACATTCTGGACGTCTCTGAGACGGCACACAGCTTCGTTTCGCGAAAGTCGGTCGACCCCTTGCCCATTCTGGGCACGGTGCTCGGCCCCCTCGCCGGGGCACTGCGCGACACCGTCTCACGCATTCTCGGCGGCAACGAGACTGTAGAGCGACGGTTGCGTCAGGCCAGGCTGCCCACAACCGTCGAGGAGTTTCGGGGACGACAACTGACGTGGGCCGTGTTGGGACTGGTTACCGGCATCCTGGCTCTCGTAGCAGTCTCGCCGTTTCGTTCGGTTCCGCCGATTGCACAGATGGCTCTCCCGCTGGTTGCCGCCGGCTGTGGTTTCGCGCTCAAGGACTGGCTCCTGCAGCGCGCGGCCGCCGCTCGAACCCGGCGTATCGCCAGTGAGTTTCCGACCGTTCTGGAATTTCTGACCCTCAGCCTGTCGGCCGGGGAAGGCGTGCTCGATGCGCTGCGTCGCATCTCTCGCACAAGCTCGGGCGAGCTCGCCCATGAGTTCGCCCTGGTCGTGGCAGAGGTGAACACCGGCGTTTCCCTCGTGCAGGCGCTGAAATCCGTGGAACGGCGAATCGATCTCGCCATTCTCAGCCGGTGCATCGACGCGATAGCCGGTGCTCTCGAACACGGATCCCCGCTCGCCGAGGTGCTGCGGGCCCAGGCGCAGGACGCGCGGGAGGAATCCAAGCGGGCGTTGCTCGAGATCGCGGGCAAGAAAGAGGTGGCGATGATGGTGCCGCTCGTCTTCTTGATTCTGCCCGTTACTGTGCTTTTCGCCATTTTTCCCGGGGTCTTCGTGCTCCAGGCCGGGTTCTGATGAGCCGGCGTCGCGTGTCATCGAAAGACGTGTCATCGAGAGACGTGTCATCGAAAGACGTGTCATCGAAAGAAAGTAGGAGAGCAGTGTCTATATTCACCCGTGCCGTGCGGCGCATTCACCGAGACGAGACGGGCGATGTGCCCGGCTGGGTGCTCATCACTCTCATGACCGCAGGTTTGGTCATCATTATCTGGGGGCTCGCCGGCCCGGCCCTGAGCGGCGTGTTCGAGCAGGCCATCTCCCGCGTCACCAGTTTCTGAACACGTGTCGAGCATCGCGGCCCGCTGGCGCAGTGACGAGGGGTCGGCAGCCGCCGAGTTCGTCATGGTCGGCGCCCTGCTGACGGTGCTTACCCTTTCGGTACTGCAACTGGCGCTCGCCCTGCACATTCGCAATACGGTGCTGGATGCCGCTGCCGAGGGGGCCCGCTTCGCCGCGTTGGCAGACAACGGCCTGCCCGACGGCGAAGAGCGCACGCGAGAACTCATCACCACGGTTATCGGCGCCGGGTACGCCCGCGACATCAGCGCCGCATACGGCAGTTACCTTGGGCAGTCTGCGGCGACCATCACCGTGCGTGCACCGCTGCCACTGATCGGGTTGATCGGCATCGATGACGGGCTGGAGGTGAGTGGCCATGCGTCCGTTGAGGCGCTGGAGCGCTGAACTGGCATCGGATGCCGGTTCCGCGTCGCTCGAATTCATCACCGTGGGCGTTCTCATGCTCGTGCCGTTCGTCTATCTCGTGCTCGCCGTCGCAAGCATCCAGGGTGGCGCGCTCGCCGTCGAAGGCGCGGCGCGGCAGGCCGCTCGGGTCTATGTGCAAGCGCCGAACGCCAGGGAAGGGGAGGCCAGGGTGAGTCGCGCCGTGCAGTTCGCGCTCGCCGACTACGGAATGAAGGCCGACGGCGCGCACGTGAGCATCCGGTGCTCGCCGAAGCCGAGAGAGTGCTTCACCCGACGCGGCACGGTGACCGTGACGGTTGCAGTGCGCGCCCCGTTGCCGCTGGTGCCCGAAGCCCTGGACCTGGCGAAGACGGCGAGCGTTCCGCTGCAGGCAACGGCGGCCCAGCAGGTCTCACGCTTCTGGGGCGCGCGATGAGGCGGATGCGTGCACGCATAGGCGACGACGAGGGCTCGACGCTGCCGCTGGTGATCTTCTTCGCCATGCTCTCCCTCGTACTTGTGCTGCTGGTCGTGGCGGCCACCTCGCTGTATCTCGAACGCAAGCGGCTCTTCACGCTGGCGGATGGCGCGGCGCTCGTGGGCGCGGAAGCGTTCGATCTCGATGATGTAGCGGTCGACGGAACGCGGCTGCGCCCGACGTTGAGCGATGATGAGGTGCGTGACGCCGTCGGCGACTATCTGCGCGACAACCCGATCGGCCACTTCGACGACCTGCGGCTTGCCCGCGCCGAATCGCCGGATGGATCGAGCGCGACTGTCACGCTCACCTCGTCGTGGAAACCCCCGGTAGTGTCGCTGCTGCT
It encodes:
- the rph gene encoding ribonuclease PH — translated: MTEITRADARTTDQLRPVTIERGWSEQAEGSALISFGRTKVLCTASFTNGVPRWMAGKGRGWVTAEYSMLPRATNSRTDRESVKGKIGGRTHEISRLIGRSLRSVVDMKALGENTIVLDCDVLQADGGTRTAAITGAYVALADALEWGRAHKFIAQKATPLIDSVAAISVGIIDGVPMLDLAYTEDSRAETDMNVVVTGRGLFVEVQGTAEGAPFDRAELNSLLDLALGGTTTLAELQATALNEAR
- a CDS encoding VTT domain-containing protein, with product MHTSLIPWLDAANIIDAAGPWALLVVCAIIFAETGLLIGFLFPGDTLLVIAGILTFSGHHESGGGHGIHIAIWWVCLAIGFAAFLGGEVGYLIGRKAGPRVFERKESGIFSIKNVQRTNAFFERFGPLAVVVARFVPVVRTFAPVAAGVGHMNYRKYSLYNLIGALIWGAGLTYFGYLLGYIPPVADFVKNYIDLILIGAVVVTLVPTVYHYIRASQKAKKSNAVTSSNAESGTASSGTEAAESAE
- a CDS encoding CpaF family protein, producing MNDAVRVIAEKVRTRVRSEGVDLAGSGSLAHEYVHDELRRYSERALGGSMPLIADEREAARQIVASLTGFGALQLYLDDPDIEEVWINAPDRIFIARNGVPELTSTVISDAEIRDLVERMLQSSGRRVDLSSPFVDASLPDGSRLHVVIPDITHRHWAVNIRKFTKRIRELKQLVGLESMSPQAAEFLRMCVLANQNILVSGATQSGKTTLLNALLSSARPSDRIVTVEETFELDLSAQDVVSMQCRQPSLEGSGEISLRRLIKEAMRMRPDRLVVGEVREAESLDLLIALNSGLPGMCSIHANGARDALSKLSTLPLLAGRNIDSSFVVPTVASCVDIVVHCEMDRRGRRTIAEIIAPSGHVTGGIIEASPIFERRSGLLVHTGGYPTKLAKFQAAGLDPAVVLRGSAA
- a CDS encoding nicotinate phosphoribosyltransferase; its protein translation is MVDAAMQSGTHDRECVFEAFSRRLPPSRRYGVVAGTGRLLELIDQYRFGDEELGWLRENSVVAPATLDWLANYRFSGTIHGYREGELYFPGSPILVLDAPFAEGVVLETLILSVLNYDSAVASAAARMASAAVGRPLAEMGSRRANEHAAVAAARAAFIAGFDATSNLEAGRHWGVPTMGTAAHAFTLLHDSEEAAFRAQIDALGVGTTLLVDTFDVRAAIDLAVSIAGPQLGAVRLDSGDLPSLVREVRAQLDDLGAVNTKITVTNDLDEYTIAALAASPVDSYGVGTSVVTGSGTPASGMVYKLVAHRNDAGEWVSVAKKSEGKVSVGGRKRPLRRIGANGRATAEVIQIIGEDHSPRHGAQARRSTQAPDAGATPRERDLLVPLMVDGVADERYLGTAGTALARKHRAAAVAELPEAAFRLSRGDPVLPTQYE
- a CDS encoding TadE/TadG family type IV pilus assembly protein, with protein sequence MSSIAARWRSDEGSAAAEFVMVGALLTVLTLSVLQLALALHIRNTVLDAAAEGARFAALADNGLPDGEERTRELITTVIGAGYARDISAAYGSYLGQSAATITVRAPLPLIGLIGIDDGLEVSGHASVEALER
- the murI gene encoding glutamate racemase, with amino-acid sequence MTDAPIGIFDSGVGGLTVARAVRDQLPNESILYVGDTAHSPYGPKPIADVRRYALESLDFLVEAGVKMLVIACNTASAAMLRDARERYSVPVVEVIQPAVRRAVAATRSNRVGVIGTVGTVKSRAYEDAFAAAPALQLFSQACPRFVEFVEAGVTSGDELLAVAGGYLQPLRDANIDTLVLGCTHYPFLKGAISYVMGEGVTLVSSDTETANDVYRVLVGQGLERTSPGAPSLRYEATGPDLDEFLRLAHRFMGPEISRVDRVDTETITLPRQNRTTTKEN
- a CDS encoding DedA family protein; the protein is MLRTAALDGQLNEVLTGTGVVVFYVLVWGLVFAGTAVFLGIFIPFITGDSLLFAAGLVTAASGNLNIAILAIGVGISAFLGDQVGFLLGRRYGRGYLDRHGGRRTQAAIAKTERFYTMFGWWAVVIARFMPWGRVFIPVIAGVGRMNYYRFLTSNLVGAVAWGAGMTVIGYFAASVPGIKSAAYVIGGAFILASVVFGFRAWWLDRRSRLTDASPAAFAPASAPTSAVAPAEEA
- a CDS encoding cation diffusion facilitator family transporter, which translates into the protein MTHDHSHAASDTSKRRLLLAIGIVVCVLAIQVIGAAVSGSLALLADAGHMLSDLIGLIVALIATIVAARPATDRQTFGYRRAEVFGALINGVILVVVAIAVTIGAIVRLTSAQAADVQSVPMLVVAVVALVANIGALLLLRPAAQHSINMRGAYLEVLGDLLGAGAVIVAAVVLMTTGFAPADAIASLAIAAMIVPRAFALLRDVVRVLSEAAPADTDVAEIRRHITETPGVVAVHDVHVWAITSGHPVFTAHVVVDAQVFENGDTGRLLDELGGCLSQHFDVAHSTFQLEPAEHAAHEDELHR
- a CDS encoding type II secretion system F family protein, whose translation is MTLVLGAVFGAGVLLVLSPFVWPLGPRRVVANRGGPLDALRTLLTLAGMPTLPPTGFIAISILLGLVLGMVAQAVLGVVALSMAAAIVGALAPTTIIGLRVRSRRRASRAVWPDAVDQLVSAVRSGLALPDSVSTLAYTGPAATREAFAGFERDYRVSGNFSRSIDALKESLADPVADRILETLRMAREVGGSDLTLVLRSLSVYLREESAIRSEVEARQSWVTNAARLGVAAPWIVLLLLASRPEAAQAYNSPTGVTVIIVGLVVSVLAYRAMRALGRLPEEKRWFR
- a CDS encoding type II secretion system F family protein, coding for MSALVAWGVLCGLVLGLGLWSIVGALPRLSRPRLADRVAPYILDVSETAHSFVSRKSVDPLPILGTVLGPLAGALRDTVSRILGGNETVERRLRQARLPTTVEEFRGRQLTWAVLGLVTGILALVAVSPFRSVPPIAQMALPLVAAGCGFALKDWLLQRAAAARTRRIASEFPTVLEFLTLSLSAGEGVLDALRRISRTSSGELAHEFALVVAEVNTGVSLVQALKSVERRIDLAILSRCIDAIAGALEHGSPLAEVLRAQAQDAREESKRALLEIAGKKEVAMMVPLVFLILPVTVLFAIFPGVFVLQAGF
- a CDS encoding pilus assembly protein TadG-related protein, producing the protein MRARIGDDEGSTLPLVIFFAMLSLVLVLLVVAATSLYLERKRLFTLADGAALVGAEAFDLDDVAVDGTRLRPTLSDDEVRDAVGDYLRDNPIGHFDDLRLARAESPDGSSATVTLTSSWKPPVVSLLLPAGIRLEVTSVARSVLW
- the rdgB gene encoding RdgB/HAM1 family non-canonical purine NTP pyrophosphatase — its product is MTLQLVLATHNAHKVEEFQKILGAAGLGLSVAAYDGPEPVEDGVTFAENALIKARVAAQHTGKIALSDDSGVCVDVLGGAPGIFSARWAGSHGDAEANLRLLLDQLGDIRDPHRTAQFHCTIAVVVPKGLPQPAQELTVEGVWQGRLATEAHGAGGFGYDPIFVPDGATITSAELTADEKNAQSHRARAFWALIPVLRTLALDSSTAS
- a CDS encoding DUF3039 domain-containing protein translates to MNHASISEPGGIPDGGGTATLDRELEELLQQETIEPGDHERFSHYVKKEKILESAMTGKAVKALCGKKWTPGRDPQKFPVCPTCKEIYERMQGE